One genomic segment of Chitinophaga parva includes these proteins:
- a CDS encoding phosphosulfolactate synthase has translation MNFNLTQIPDRTQKPRNNGLTMVMDKGLSLAEAANFLSVSHPHVDILKLGFGTSFVTPNLREKIQIYQDANVPLYFGGTLFEAFLIRNQFDDYVKVLRDFGVSYVEVSDGSITIPHTEKCGYIEKLVKLGFTVLSEVGSKDAEHIIPPYKWIELMRAELSAGATYVIAEARESGNVGIYRGSGEVREGLVQEILTQIPAEKIIWEAPQKAQQLYFLELVGCNANLGNLAPHEVISLEAMRIGLRGDTFHLYLNA, from the coding sequence ATGAATTTCAATTTGACACAGATCCCGGACAGGACACAGAAGCCCAGGAATAACGGCCTCACAATGGTAATGGATAAGGGCCTCAGCCTGGCAGAAGCGGCTAATTTCCTTTCCGTTTCCCACCCGCACGTAGATATCCTGAAGCTGGGTTTTGGTACCTCTTTCGTTACGCCCAACCTTCGCGAGAAGATCCAAATTTACCAGGACGCTAACGTTCCCTTATATTTTGGAGGTACCCTTTTTGAAGCCTTCCTTATCCGCAACCAGTTTGACGATTATGTGAAAGTACTGCGCGATTTTGGCGTCTCCTATGTTGAAGTTTCTGATGGTTCCATTACCATCCCTCACACCGAAAAATGCGGCTACATTGAGAAACTGGTGAAGCTTGGCTTTACCGTGCTCAGTGAAGTGGGCTCCAAAGATGCAGAGCACATTATTCCCCCCTATAAATGGATTGAGCTGATGCGCGCAGAACTGAGCGCAGGTGCCACCTACGTGATCGCCGAAGCCCGCGAAAGCGGCAACGTTGGCATTTACCGCGGCAGCGGTGAAGTGCGGGAAGGCCTGGTACAGGAGATCCTGACCCAGATCCCCGCAGAAAAGATCATCTGGGAAGCCCCGCAAAAAGCCCAGCAGCTGTACTTCCTGGAGCTGGTAGGCTGCAATGCCAACCTGGGTAACCTGGCCCCCCATGAAGTGATCTCCCTGGAAGCCATGCGCATAGGCCTTCGCGGCGATACCTTCCACCTTTACCTGAATGCATAA
- the truB gene encoding tRNA pseudouridine(55) synthase TruB — translation MEQNIYAEGQVILIDKPLEWTSFDVVNKLKHKVKAKIGHAGTLDPLATGLLICCTGKMTKKINEYQAQEKEYTGTFTLGATTPTFDLESEPENFKDSSHLTEDAIKAATGQFMGAIAQLPPIHSAIKQNGKPIYLAARKGVDVKVEPRNIVIKEFEITGIEMPLVHFRVVCSTGTYIRSLANDFGAALGVGGHLSKLVRTRIGEFRVEDAYQLDAFLEKFKQAAPEQQG, via the coding sequence ATGGAACAAAATATCTACGCAGAAGGACAAGTGATCCTGATAGACAAGCCGCTGGAATGGACCTCCTTCGATGTGGTGAATAAACTGAAACACAAGGTAAAAGCCAAAATAGGCCATGCCGGTACCCTGGACCCGCTGGCCACCGGCCTGCTGATCTGCTGCACCGGTAAAATGACCAAGAAGATCAACGAATACCAGGCCCAGGAAAAAGAGTACACTGGTACTTTTACCCTGGGTGCTACTACACCCACCTTTGACCTGGAATCTGAGCCCGAAAATTTCAAGGACAGCAGTCATCTCACGGAAGACGCCATCAAAGCGGCTACCGGGCAGTTCATGGGTGCTATTGCGCAGCTGCCGCCCATCCATTCCGCCATCAAACAAAATGGCAAGCCCATTTACCTGGCCGCGCGCAAAGGCGTGGACGTGAAAGTAGAGCCCCGCAATATCGTGATCAAGGAATTTGAGATCACCGGTATTGAAATGCCGCTGGTACACTTCCGCGTAGTGTGCAGCACGGGTACCTACATCCGTTCCCTGGCCAATGATTTTGGCGCCGCGCTGGGCGTAGGGGGCCACCTGAGTAAGCTGGTACGCACCCGCATCGGGGAGTTCAGGGTGGAAGACGCTTATCAACTGGATGCATTCCTGGAAAAATTCAAACAGGCGGCACCGGAGCAGCAGGGGTAG
- a CDS encoding aminotransferase class I/II-fold pyridoxal phosphate-dependent enzyme encodes MDIFEKLLQNLGPIGQHSDRAHGYFAFPKLEGEIGSRMKFRGKEKIVWSLNNYLGLANHPEVRQADAEAAKAWGLATPMGARMMSGSTDLHDQLENELSAFVKKEDTILLNFGYQGIMSCIDALVGRHDVIVYDAECHASIIDGLRLHPGKRFVFKHNDIEDCEKQLRRAEALTAASGGGILVVSEGVFGMAGDQGKLKEIVALKSKYEFRLLVDDAHGFGTLGKTGAGAGEEQGCQDGIDLYFSTFAKSMASIGAFVSGPVGIIRYLRYNMRSQIFAKSLPMPLVVGNLKRLELLRSKRELKDKLWHNVNKLQAGLRAHGFNIGSTNSPVTPIYLQGDIPEATAMCLDLRENYNIFCSIVVYPVIPKGQIIYRLIPSAAHSDEDIELTLKAFSETKQKLDAKAYAVAEIPMV; translated from the coding sequence ATGGATATCTTTGAGAAGCTATTGCAAAACCTGGGGCCCATTGGCCAGCATTCAGACAGAGCACACGGTTATTTCGCGTTTCCTAAACTGGAAGGTGAGATTGGATCGCGCATGAAATTCCGCGGAAAGGAAAAGATCGTTTGGAGTTTGAATAACTATCTCGGTTTGGCAAACCATCCCGAGGTACGTCAGGCAGATGCAGAAGCGGCCAAGGCATGGGGCCTGGCTACTCCCATGGGTGCCCGCATGATGAGCGGCAGCACCGACCTCCATGACCAACTCGAAAACGAACTCTCTGCATTCGTTAAAAAAGAAGACACCATCCTGCTCAACTTCGGTTACCAGGGTATCATGAGCTGCATTGACGCCCTCGTAGGCCGTCATGACGTGATCGTATACGACGCGGAATGCCATGCTTCCATCATCGATGGCCTGCGCCTCCACCCCGGCAAACGTTTCGTTTTTAAACACAATGATATTGAAGACTGCGAAAAACAACTGCGCCGCGCAGAAGCCCTGACGGCTGCAAGCGGTGGCGGCATCCTCGTGGTTTCTGAAGGCGTATTCGGCATGGCCGGCGACCAGGGTAAACTGAAGGAGATCGTAGCACTGAAATCCAAATATGAATTCCGCCTGCTGGTAGACGATGCCCACGGTTTTGGTACCCTGGGTAAAACCGGTGCCGGCGCGGGTGAAGAACAAGGCTGCCAGGACGGTATAGACCTGTACTTCTCCACCTTTGCCAAATCCATGGCATCCATCGGTGCGTTTGTCAGCGGCCCGGTGGGCATTATCCGCTACCTGCGCTACAACATGCGCTCCCAGATCTTCGCAAAATCACTGCCCATGCCCCTGGTAGTAGGCAACCTGAAACGCCTGGAACTGCTGCGCAGCAAACGTGAACTGAAAGACAAGCTGTGGCACAATGTAAATAAACTACAGGCCGGCCTGCGTGCACACGGCTTCAACATCGGCTCTACCAACTCCCCGGTTACGCCCATCTACCTGCAGGGTGATATCCCCGAAGCTACAGCCATGTGCCTGGACCTTCGTGAGAATTACAATATCTTCTGCTCTATTGTGGTATACCCTGTGATCCCGAAAGGCCAGATCATCTACCGCCTCATCCCCTCCGCGGCCCACTCCGATGAAGACATTGAACTGACCCTCAAAGCCTTCAGCGAAACCAAACAGAAACTGGACGCCAAAGCCTACGCCGTTGCAGAAATCCCAATGGTATAA
- the pafA gene encoding alkaline phosphatase PafA → MKCKHLLFMALLTMGSSAFAQKPAVAKTTTTAAVSRPKLVVGVVVDQMRWDYLYRFADRYTSNGFRRLVNQGFSCENTLINYTPTITACGHTCVYTGSVPAVHGIIGNDWYNASLNRHFYCAEDTTVNGVGNDSKAGKMSPRNLLATTVTDELRLATNFQSKVIGVALKDRGAILPAGHAANAAYWYDGASGKWISSTYYMNELPAWVKAFNDKKYPEQYLKQPWNTLYPLESYTLSTADDKPYEGRFSGAANSAFPHAFPTPMNSIASSPYGNTMTLEFAKQAVENYQLGKGKVTDFLAVSLSSTDYVGHQFGPNSIEAEDTYLRLDKDLGDFFNYLDATVGKGNYLFFLTADHGVAHVPGFLEENKIPGGVWSENDLAGKVNSLVAAQFGIEHVIAGAANYQFWLDHAAIEKAGKNEAEVISFITGELKKMEPIADAINLHKVGDYALPEPLHTMVINGYNVKRGGDIQLIPQPGWIDGGKTGTTHGIWNPYDAHIPLVFMGWGIHAGHTNRTVGMTDIAPTVAALLHIQMPSGNVGKVIEEITR, encoded by the coding sequence ATGAAATGTAAACATCTCCTGTTCATGGCGTTACTGACCATGGGTAGCAGCGCATTCGCGCAGAAACCGGCGGTTGCAAAAACGACTACCACGGCGGCCGTGTCACGGCCCAAGCTGGTGGTAGGAGTAGTCGTAGACCAGATGCGCTGGGACTATTTGTACCGTTTTGCTGACCGTTACACGTCTAACGGGTTCAGACGCCTTGTAAACCAAGGATTTAGCTGTGAAAACACGCTGATCAATTACACCCCCACCATCACGGCCTGCGGCCATACCTGTGTGTACACCGGTTCTGTTCCGGCTGTGCACGGTATTATCGGGAACGACTGGTACAACGCCAGCCTGAACCGCCATTTTTATTGTGCTGAAGACACGACCGTGAACGGCGTGGGTAACGACAGCAAAGCCGGTAAGATGAGCCCCCGCAATTTGCTGGCCACTACCGTAACGGATGAACTACGCTTAGCAACTAATTTCCAGAGCAAGGTGATCGGGGTGGCGCTGAAAGACCGCGGTGCTATCCTCCCTGCCGGCCACGCTGCCAATGCCGCCTACTGGTATGATGGCGCTTCCGGCAAATGGATCTCCTCTACCTATTACATGAATGAACTGCCCGCCTGGGTAAAGGCATTTAACGATAAAAAATACCCGGAACAATACCTGAAACAGCCCTGGAACACGCTGTACCCGCTGGAAAGCTATACCCTCAGCACAGCGGATGACAAGCCTTACGAGGGCCGTTTTTCCGGTGCCGCCAATTCCGCTTTCCCGCACGCTTTCCCCACGCCAATGAACAGTATTGCCTCTTCCCCGTATGGTAACACCATGACGCTGGAATTTGCAAAACAGGCCGTGGAAAACTACCAGCTGGGCAAGGGTAAAGTGACGGACTTCCTGGCCGTGAGCCTGTCTTCCACAGACTATGTGGGCCACCAGTTTGGGCCCAATTCCATAGAAGCAGAAGATACTTACCTGCGCCTGGACAAAGACCTGGGCGACTTCTTCAACTACCTGGATGCAACTGTGGGCAAGGGCAATTACCTGTTCTTCCTCACCGCGGATCACGGTGTAGCGCATGTACCGGGCTTCCTGGAAGAAAACAAGATCCCCGGCGGTGTATGGAGCGAGAACGACCTGGCCGGCAAGGTGAATAGCCTGGTAGCGGCTCAATTTGGCATTGAGCATGTAATAGCCGGTGCAGCCAACTACCAGTTCTGGCTGGACCATGCAGCCATTGAGAAAGCAGGTAAGAACGAAGCAGAAGTGATCAGTTTCATCACCGGTGAGCTGAAAAAAATGGAGCCCATTGCGGATGCCATCAACCTGCACAAGGTGGGCGATTATGCCTTGCCGGAACCCCTGCACACTATGGTGATCAATGGTTATAACGTGAAGCGTGGTGGCGACATCCAGCTGATCCCCCAACCGGGATGGATAGACGGCGGTAAAACCGGTACCACCCATGGAATCTGGAACCCGTACGATGCACACATTCCCCTGGTGTTTATGGGCTGGGGCATACATGCCGGCCATACTAACCGTACGGTGGGTATGACAGACATAGCGCCCACCGTGGCTGCGCTGCTGCACATCCAAATGCCCAGCGGCAACGTGGGCAAAGTGATCGAGGAGATCACCAGGTAA
- a CDS encoding tetratricopeptide repeat protein, with protein sequence MNRDRDLPPFEDDSDDLKDLLQQFENLKSGLSHAFLDEDSFEQIIDYYDEQDQLNVAFQAAEMGINQYPYSAVLLIKKAGLLIEAKQYKEALSLLEKAALLDSTDLQLYIFKTDAYIAMNQHAKAVRVLEEQIDSFEGEDKTELLLELADVYDDWEEFEMVFDVLRRALVHDNNNEEALHKICFWTEFTGRFEESIRLHTDIINEHPFNELAWFNLGTAFQGLKLYEKAIDAYQYAIAIDEKFDYAYRNMGDAYIRMRKYPEAIEVLSRHLEIAKPEDVIYEAIGHCYDKQRKYTQARYYYRKASHLSPTDDKLYYKVAMAYMAEENWANALKSLQSAMKYNKQSGDYNMAIGECYLQMGKFKDALVYLLNAVRLRPANARGWQCFMRGLYISGFHEEALGQLNALDPKISSKPVFQYYKAAILFRLGRQKEALLQLETALQRSPKLAKQFVELDAELLQHTSVVDMLGRYRASLRKKK encoded by the coding sequence ATGAATAGAGATAGAGATTTGCCACCCTTCGAAGATGATTCTGACGACCTGAAAGATTTGCTGCAACAATTCGAAAATCTCAAATCCGGTCTGTCACATGCTTTTCTGGACGAGGATTCGTTCGAGCAGATCATCGACTATTATGACGAGCAAGACCAGCTCAACGTGGCCTTCCAGGCCGCTGAAATGGGGATCAACCAATATCCCTACTCCGCCGTCCTCCTCATTAAAAAAGCCGGCCTCCTCATTGAGGCCAAACAATACAAAGAAGCACTCTCCCTCCTCGAAAAAGCCGCTCTCCTGGATAGCACCGACCTCCAGCTCTACATCTTCAAGACAGACGCCTACATTGCCATGAACCAGCATGCCAAGGCCGTGCGCGTCCTGGAAGAGCAGATCGATAGTTTTGAAGGCGAGGACAAAACGGAGTTGCTCCTGGAACTGGCAGACGTGTATGACGACTGGGAAGAGTTTGAAATGGTATTTGACGTACTGCGCCGCGCCCTGGTGCACGATAACAACAACGAGGAAGCCCTGCACAAGATCTGCTTCTGGACCGAGTTTACCGGCCGCTTTGAAGAAAGCATCCGCCTGCATACGGACATCATCAATGAACATCCCTTCAATGAGCTGGCCTGGTTTAACCTGGGTACCGCTTTCCAGGGGCTGAAACTCTACGAAAAGGCCATTGACGCCTATCAATATGCCATTGCGATCGATGAGAAGTTTGACTACGCCTATCGCAACATGGGAGACGCCTACATCCGTATGCGCAAATATCCCGAGGCCATTGAGGTCCTCTCCAGGCACCTGGAAATTGCCAAGCCGGAAGATGTGATCTATGAAGCCATTGGCCACTGCTACGACAAGCAGCGCAAGTATACCCAGGCCCGTTACTATTACCGCAAAGCCAGTCACCTGAGCCCTACAGACGATAAGCTGTACTACAAGGTGGCCATGGCCTACATGGCAGAAGAAAACTGGGCCAATGCCCTGAAAAGCCTGCAATCTGCTATGAAATACAATAAGCAGAGCGGCGATTACAACATGGCCATTGGGGAATGCTACCTGCAGATGGGTAAGTTCAAGGATGCCCTGGTGTACCTGCTCAATGCCGTGCGCCTGCGCCCCGCAAATGCCCGCGGATGGCAGTGTTTCATGAGAGGCCTGTATATTTCCGGCTTCCATGAAGAGGCCCTGGGCCAGCTTAACGCGCTGGACCCCAAGATCAGCAGCAAGCCGGTGTTCCAATACTACAAGGCCGCCATCCTGTTCCGCCTGGGACGCCAGAAAGAGGCCCTGCTGCAACTGGAGACGGCCCTGCAACGCTCTCCCAAACTGGCCAAACAGTTTGTGGAACTGGACGCGGAACTGCTGCAACACACGTCTGTAGTGGATATGCTGGGACGCTACCGCGCTTCCCTGCGCAAGAAGAAGTAA
- the purL gene encoding phosphoribosylformylglycinamidine synthase subunit PurL → MQITVETAEQLGLTADEFERIQSILGRTPNFTELSMYSVMWSEHCSYKNSIVWLKTLPREGNRLLVKAGEENAGLVDIGDGYACVFKIESHNHPSAIEPFQGAATGVGGIHRDIFTMGARPIAALNSLRFGNIKDKKTQHLVKGIVHGIGHYGNCFGVPTVGGETYFENVYNTNPLVNAFSAGIVKVGETVSAISYGEGNPVFIVGSATGKDGIGGAAFASANITEDSVEDLPAVQVGDPFQEKKLLEACLEVIKTGGVVGMQDMGAAGITCSTAEMSAKGEHGMRIQLDKVPTRQENMKAWEMLLSESQERMLLVVEKGKEAAILKVFDKWDLHCVQIGEVTKDKNLKFYMGDVLEADLPAESLVLGGGAPQYHRAYTEPAYFAKIRQYDIQNIADTQSPKFVAERLVQLPNIASKRWIYNQYDSMVGTANASTNAPSDAAIVLVKGTRKALALTVDCNSRYVYADPQVGTQIAVAEAARNIVVSGGEPVAITNCLNFGNPYDPECYYQFVYAIKGMSDACRKFNTPVTGGNVSFYNQGPEGPVYPTPTIGMLGVLDSLEQRLTLGFAEQGHIIYLVGRSRNDISSSEYLHKLIGIEYSPAPHFNLDEEFQLQHAISRLNKAGLLQSAHDVSEGGLFVTLLESAMANGQGFAVHTNDKFRKDAYLFGESQSRVVVSVRPEDQEKFEALLHGLVDATDHSVRYEKIGLVTGDSIIVDNEDWGTVANWKQLYDTALEKELK, encoded by the coding sequence ATGCAAATCACCGTAGAAACTGCAGAACAGTTAGGTCTTACCGCAGATGAATTTGAAAGGATTCAATCAATATTGGGCCGCACGCCCAACTTTACTGAACTGAGTATGTACTCTGTGATGTGGAGCGAACATTGCAGCTACAAGAATTCCATCGTGTGGCTGAAAACGTTGCCCCGCGAAGGTAACCGCCTGCTGGTGAAAGCAGGGGAAGAAAATGCCGGCCTGGTAGACATCGGTGATGGCTATGCCTGCGTATTCAAGATCGAGTCACACAACCACCCTTCTGCCATTGAGCCCTTCCAGGGCGCGGCTACCGGTGTGGGCGGCATCCACCGCGATATCTTCACCATGGGCGCACGCCCCATTGCGGCTTTGAATTCCCTGCGCTTTGGCAATATCAAAGACAAGAAAACCCAGCACCTCGTAAAAGGTATTGTACACGGCATTGGCCACTATGGCAACTGCTTTGGCGTACCTACCGTGGGCGGTGAAACTTACTTTGAAAACGTATACAATACCAACCCGCTGGTGAACGCGTTCAGCGCGGGCATCGTGAAAGTGGGGGAAACCGTTTCGGCTATTTCTTATGGCGAGGGCAACCCCGTATTCATCGTAGGTTCTGCTACCGGTAAAGACGGGATTGGCGGCGCCGCTTTTGCTTCTGCCAATATCACGGAAGACAGCGTGGAAGACCTGCCGGCCGTACAGGTGGGTGATCCCTTCCAGGAAAAGAAACTGCTGGAAGCCTGCCTGGAAGTGATCAAGACCGGTGGTGTAGTAGGTATGCAGGACATGGGTGCCGCGGGCATCACCTGCTCTACCGCAGAAATGAGCGCCAAAGGCGAACACGGTATGCGCATCCAGCTGGATAAGGTACCTACCCGCCAGGAAAATATGAAAGCTTGGGAAATGCTGCTGAGCGAAAGCCAGGAGCGCATGCTGCTGGTAGTGGAAAAAGGCAAGGAAGCTGCCATCCTCAAAGTTTTTGACAAATGGGACCTGCACTGTGTACAGATCGGGGAGGTAACGAAAGATAAGAACCTGAAGTTCTACATGGGCGATGTGCTGGAGGCCGACCTGCCCGCGGAAAGCCTGGTGCTGGGTGGCGGTGCCCCCCAATACCATCGCGCTTACACTGAGCCGGCTTACTTTGCCAAGATCAGGCAATACGATATCCAGAACATTGCCGATACCCAGTCTCCCAAGTTTGTGGCGGAACGCCTGGTACAGCTGCCTAACATAGCCTCCAAGCGCTGGATCTACAACCAGTACGACAGCATGGTAGGTACTGCCAATGCCAGTACCAACGCCCCCAGTGATGCCGCCATTGTACTGGTGAAAGGCACCCGGAAGGCCCTGGCCCTCACCGTGGATTGTAACAGCCGCTACGTGTATGCCGACCCGCAGGTGGGCACGCAGATCGCCGTGGCAGAAGCTGCGCGCAACATCGTAGTGAGTGGTGGTGAGCCGGTGGCTATTACCAACTGCCTGAACTTTGGTAATCCCTACGATCCTGAATGCTATTACCAGTTTGTATATGCTATCAAGGGCATGAGCGATGCCTGCCGCAAATTCAATACCCCGGTAACCGGCGGTAACGTAAGCTTCTACAACCAGGGCCCCGAAGGTCCCGTGTATCCCACGCCTACTATCGGTATGCTGGGTGTACTGGACAGCCTGGAGCAGCGCCTTACCCTGGGTTTTGCTGAGCAGGGCCACATCATTTACCTGGTGGGCCGCAGCCGCAATGACATCAGCAGCTCTGAGTACCTGCACAAACTGATCGGCATTGAGTACAGCCCGGCGCCGCACTTCAACCTGGACGAAGAGTTCCAGCTGCAACACGCTATTTCCCGCCTGAACAAGGCCGGCCTGCTGCAAAGCGCGCATGATGTGAGCGAAGGCGGCTTGTTCGTAACCCTGCTGGAAAGCGCCATGGCAAACGGTCAGGGTTTCGCAGTGCATACAAACGATAAATTCCGCAAAGACGCCTACCTCTTTGGTGAAAGCCAGAGCCGCGTAGTAGTAAGCGTTCGCCCGGAAGACCAGGAGAAATTTGAGGCACTGCTGCATGGCCTGGTAGATGCGACCGACCACTCCGTACGCTATGAAAAAATAGGCCTGGTAACCGGCGACAGCATCATCGTAGATAATGAGGACTGGGGCACTGTAGCCAACTGGAAACAGCTGTATGACACCGCCCTTGAAAAAGAGCTGAAATAA
- a CDS encoding shikimate dehydrogenase family protein yields MQLYGLIGFPLGHSFSKGYFTAKFEKEHIENSTYENFPLPDINGFPELVHSLPNLKGLNVTIPHKTAVIPFLDELDPAAKAIGAVNTIRNEGGRLTGYNTDTIGFRESLEVLLQPHHKHALVLGTGGASKAVVYTLRQLGITYRLVSRHPQGPDDLRYEQIDAAILEKYTLLINTTPLGMHPATDTAPPLPYEYLDARHFLYDLVYNPGKTLFLHKGEAQGAAIKNGHEMLVLQAEAAWKIWNKA; encoded by the coding sequence ATGCAGCTTTACGGTCTGATAGGCTTCCCGCTGGGGCACTCTTTTTCCAAAGGATATTTCACTGCAAAATTTGAAAAGGAACATATTGAAAACAGCACCTACGAAAATTTTCCGCTGCCAGATATCAATGGCTTCCCGGAACTGGTGCACTCCCTGCCCAATCTGAAGGGGCTCAATGTGACCATCCCGCACAAGACCGCCGTGATCCCTTTCCTGGATGAACTGGACCCGGCCGCCAAGGCAATAGGCGCAGTGAATACCATCCGCAATGAGGGGGGCCGCCTGACAGGCTACAATACAGACACCATTGGTTTCCGCGAATCTCTGGAGGTGCTGCTGCAGCCCCACCATAAGCATGCGCTGGTGCTGGGCACCGGCGGGGCCAGTAAAGCGGTAGTGTATACGCTGCGCCAGCTGGGTATTACATACCGCCTGGTGAGCCGCCACCCGCAAGGGCCGGACGACCTGCGCTATGAGCAGATAGATGCCGCGATCCTGGAAAAATACACCCTCCTGATCAATACTACGCCCCTGGGCATGCACCCGGCCACAGACACGGCGCCGCCCCTGCCTTATGAATACCTGGATGCCCGTCATTTCCTGTACGACCTGGTGTATAACCCGGGCAAGACCCTTTTCCTGCACAAGGGCGAGGCACAGGGAGCCGCTATTAAAAACGGCCATGAAATGCTGGTGCTGCAGGCGGAAGCCGCCTGGAAGATCTGGAATAAAGCCTAA
- a CDS encoding enoyl-CoA hydratase/isomerase family protein → MEFSYITYAVANRVATITLNRPEKRNALNGAMVAELRHAFHLAGADENAKIILLKANGQAFCAGADLDYLKQLQQNTYEENLQDSRELSQLFQEIYDHEKVVIAQVEGHAVAGGCGLVTVCDLSFVTSEALLGYSEVKIGFIPALVSVFLVRKVGEGRARKWLLTGSLYTAEQALQDGLITAVAAPSDLETQVNLTIADLLEGTAAHSLTATKKLVNRVLEMPLTDALEYAAQFNAETREHPACRKGIQSFLNKEKLKW, encoded by the coding sequence ATGGAATTTTCCTACATCACATATGCCGTGGCAAACCGGGTAGCCACCATCACCCTGAACAGACCTGAAAAACGCAATGCCCTGAATGGAGCCATGGTAGCGGAACTGAGGCACGCCTTCCACCTGGCCGGCGCAGACGAAAACGCCAAGATCATCCTGCTGAAAGCCAACGGGCAAGCCTTCTGCGCCGGCGCAGACCTGGACTACCTGAAACAGTTGCAGCAAAATACTTATGAAGAGAACCTGCAGGACTCCCGGGAACTGAGCCAGCTTTTCCAGGAGATCTATGACCATGAGAAAGTGGTGATCGCACAGGTGGAAGGCCATGCCGTGGCGGGAGGTTGCGGGCTGGTGACCGTATGCGACCTGAGTTTTGTGACCAGCGAGGCGCTGCTAGGCTATTCAGAGGTGAAGATCGGGTTCATTCCCGCGCTGGTATCCGTGTTCCTGGTGCGCAAGGTAGGAGAGGGCCGCGCCCGTAAATGGCTGCTTACGGGAAGCCTGTACACCGCCGAGCAAGCCTTGCAGGACGGGCTGATCACCGCCGTGGCAGCGCCCTCCGACCTGGAAACCCAGGTAAACCTTACCATTGCGGACCTGCTGGAGGGCACGGCCGCCCACTCGCTTACGGCTACCAAGAAGCTGGTGAACCGGGTACTGGAAATGCCGCTTACCGATGCCCTGGAATATGCCGCCCAGTTTAATGCGGAGACCCGCGAGCACCCAGCCTGCCGCAAGGGCATCCAGTCTTTTTTGAACAAGGAAAAGCTGAAATGGTAA